CAGTTGGAGCATTAGTAGAAGCCCATTTGGTAATATTACAGACCACCCCCAAAAAAGAATCTTTTTAACATAACGTTAACAAATGCCCGCTGCTACCTGCCTCAATTGGGCTTACAACCGCGTAATGCCCCGTTTGTTTTTTATTTAGCCGGCAAAAATCTGGGTAAGAATTTTTGTGGGAAATGGAATTGTTTCTACTCCGTTTTCGGGCTCATTTCCAGAAACGAAGCCGAAAACAGCCAATTAATTTTGAAGGCGCTGCAACGTTTACCAAGCTGCGTAGTCTTTGAAGTAGAAGGAAGAAATTCGGACGGAGTGCCCTCCGGAAAAAATTCTTCCGCACACCTTTGTAAACACAACCATCAACCCCTATGAACCGATTTCTGACATGCTTTTTCCTGCTGGCGCTGCTGCCTTTTTTAGCGCAGGCCCAAACCACCGTCACCGCCGCTGAGATTCTGGCCAAGATCAACAAAGGCGAGGCCGTGTCTTACCAGAACGCCACCATCACCGGTAACCTGGACCTCACCAAGTTGCAGAACATGGCCCTCAAGCCAGACAAGCCCGGCACCAACACATACAACAGCAAGGAATTCATCAGTACGGTTACGGCGCCCATCAGCTTTAAGAACTGCACTTTCACGGGCAACGTACTGGCCTATTTCAACCCAGACAACCTGCGCGACAAAAGCCTGACCGAAACCGGCAAGAGCCTGAACGAAGTGTACAATACCGTTTTTAACAAGGAAGTTCGGTTTGAGAAATGCGTGTTCACCGCCGAGGCCGCCTTCAAGTACGCCGAGTTCAAAGACCAGGTCTCCTTTGCGGGCAGTTCGTTCAAGAAAGAAGCGCTTTTCAAGTACACCAAGTTCAGCCAGTCCACCGATTTCAGCAACACTGCCTTTGAGGGCATGGCCATTTTTAAATACACGAAATTTCCGCAGGAAGCCCTGTTCCAGAACGCGGTGTTCCGCCAGGAAGCCAGCTTTAAATATGCCCATTTCCCGCAGGGCGCCGACTTCAGCACGGCCCAGTTTTCCGGCCTCGCCGATTTCAAATACGCCAACTTCGCCGGCAAAACCGACTGGCAAGGCACCGCCTTCCACGCCGGCCGTGACATTAAATACACCAAAATGAAAGATTCGCCTTTCAAAGACGCTGCCAGGAAGGAGAAAGTCAGGTAGCGGCCCTATCTGGAATTTGTTGGACCACCCCCGGCCCCTCCTACAACAGGAGGGGAGTTTTTTGGAATGCATGGGCAATGCGTGGGTGACAAGGCGGTGCCTGGTCTCTACGGTTTCCGTTTTCGGCTTCATTTCCTGAAATGAGCCCTAAAACAGAACCGCGCACCTTAAACCAAAAACGCTCCGCTGGTATGTCAGCGGAGCGTTTTTAATGCTTAAATCTCAGAAGAATTAATAAATCAAAATACCTATCACCGGCGTGGCCGGCGGAATGTCTTTCACTTTGAGTTTGGTCCAGCGGCTAGACGGAATGGCACTCATGTCCAGGATGAAACTCATGTTCTGGTTTTTCACGATGGCCACAAAATTGTCTTCGCCAATGCCCACGCTGCTGACCTGAAACGCCTCTTTCACCGTGCCGAAGGTGCTGCCAATGCCCACGCCCTCAGGGGTTTTGAATGCGGGGTTCAGAACTGTGATGCGTGATACTTTGCAGGCGGTGCCGGTGCATTCCTGCTCCAGGCGCAGGTCGGGGCGGCGGCGCTCGCCCAGCAGTTCATAGGCGGTGGTGGTCATGCCTTCCTGGCTCAGCTGGATTTCCTGCACTTTGTTGAGGCCATAGAGCTCGCGCACTTTGTCAATGGTCATGCCAATGGTCACGGCGCCGGCCTGGCCTTTGTGCAGCGTGAGGTTGAACAGCGGGTTGGTGGCCGAGGGCGGGGTAGAAGCCGTGGACGTGGCGCCGGGCAGGCCTTCGTCTAGCGTGGGGTCTGCGGTGGAACCGGCACTGTCTGGGTTGGGCGATGTTTTCTCCACGGTTTCGTCATAGACCTCGGCGGCGGCTTCTTCCAGTTTAGATTCTGTGGCGGCTTGGTCATTGGTTTCTTTCTGGTTGCAACTGGCCAGGGCCAGCAGGCAGCAGAAAAAGAGAGCGGGTATTTTCATAGAAGGCAGAATTCAGGCGCAATGGTACAGGTATTCCACCCATAACGCAAGGGCTTGGGAGCAAGTTGCAGGATAATGTTTGGCTATGGCGCGTATACAAGGTAATTTCACCCCAAAACAAGTGTACCCACCATGCCAAAAAAGCCCTTAATCCTGGTTTCTAATGATGACGGCATCACCGCGCCGGGCATCCATACGTTAGTGAAAGTCATGCGCCGCATTGGCGAAGTGGTGATTGTGGCCCCAGACGGGCCGCAGTCGGGGATGGGGCACGCCATCACCATTGGCAACACGCTCCGGCTGGACCGGTCCCTGGCGTTCCCAGACCTGGAGGCCTACGAATGTTCCGGCACCCCCGCCGACTGCGTGAAACTGGCCAAGCACCACGTGCTCAAAGACCGGAAGCCCGATCTGGTGGTGAGCGGCATCAACCACGGCTCCAATTCCAGCATCAGCGTGTTGTACTCGGGCACCATGTCGGCGGCCATAGAGGCGGCCATTGA
This region of Rufibacter sp. LB8 genomic DNA includes:
- a CDS encoding pentapeptide repeat-containing protein; this translates as MNRFLTCFFLLALLPFLAQAQTTVTAAEILAKINKGEAVSYQNATITGNLDLTKLQNMALKPDKPGTNTYNSKEFISTVTAPISFKNCTFTGNVLAYFNPDNLRDKSLTETGKSLNEVYNTVFNKEVRFEKCVFTAEAAFKYAEFKDQVSFAGSSFKKEALFKYTKFSQSTDFSNTAFEGMAIFKYTKFPQEALFQNAVFRQEASFKYAHFPQGADFSTAQFSGLADFKYANFAGKTDWQGTAFHAGRDIKYTKMKDSPFKDAARKEKVR